In Altererythrobacter aquiaggeris, the genomic stretch CGCAGACACCAGAAAGAACACCGGGCCGATCGTCATCGCGAGTAGCGCGGGCACCCACAAAGCCTCCCAGCCGGGAGACGGCGGATCGAGGTTTGCCAGCGTAATCGGTAATGTCAGCGCGGCCATCGCGAGCAGCGTCAGATGGATTGCGGCCTGACGTTTGACCGCCAGTTTGCCCAGTAAATGGGCATAGGCATATCCGCCGAGCAGCAATGCCTGATAGACCAGCATGGCGCTGTTCCAGACATTGGGCGCACCCCCCAGCCTGGGTAGTGCAAGCCTGGCAACCATGGGCTGCACCAGAAACAGCAGAAAGCTACCCGTCAGGATTGCAGCCACAAACAGGGCACGGCGCGATGTGCCGGAATTCGCTTCCATCAACCGGGTTCCTTTACATATGTCACGTGCGGCTGCAGCGGATCGCCATGCGCCAATCCGGGATGCCCGAAATCCAGCCGGGGCAAATGCGTCATCCCCAGGCGGACCATCAGACCCCTGCTTGCCTTGTTTTTGACTGACGTTATCGCAAACACCGGTTCGCCGGTCCGGTTCGCCGCCGCCCATGCAAAACATGCCTGTGCCGCCTCGCGGGCGTAACCCTGACCCCATGTCTCGCTGGCCAGTCGCCAGCCTATCTCAAGCCGGTTTTTGACCGGTTCGACTTTGCCGCGCACTAACCCTGTAAACCCGATCATGCGCGAATCGTCTTTGCGTTCCAGAGCCCAGAATGTATGCCCGAAACGCTGTGCACGGCCCTGCAAATCGGTGATTAGGCTGGCGGTTTGCGTACGGTCCATTAACGGGCCAAGCGTCGCCATGACCGCCGGATCGCTGCACATACCGTGAAAAGCATCGATATCGTCATCGCGCCAATCGCGGATGATCAACCGCGCGGTTTCGATCATTCCGAAAGCAATTGCGCGGCCAACGGCGCATGATATGTCAGAACGCCCGTGCAACCGGCCCGCTTGAATGCCATCAATGTTTCGAGCACCAGCGCATCGCGGTCGCCGGCGCCCGCTGCAGCCGCCGCTTCGATCATCGCATATTCGCCGCTGACCTGATAAGCAAACACCGGCACTTCGAAACGTTCGCGCACCCGCCGGACAATATCGAGATAGGCCAGCCCCGGCTTTACCATCACACTGTCGGCACCTTCGGCGATATCAAGCGCGACCTCGCGCAAGGCTTCATCGCCATTGGCCGGATCCATCTGATAACTTTTCTTGTCACCCTTAAGCAGACCGCCGGATCCCACCGCTTCACGAAACGGTCCATAGAATGCGCTCGCATATTTTGCCGCATAAGCCATAATCTGGACATTGTGGTGTCCGCCCATTTCCAGCGCCATGCGAATGGTCTTCACGCGGCCATCCATCATGTCGGACGGCGCGATAATGTCTGCCCCCGCTTCGGCCTGGTTGATCGC encodes the following:
- a CDS encoding GNAT family N-acetyltransferase, producing MIETARLIIRDWRDDDIDAFHGMCSDPAVMATLGPLMDRTQTASLITDLQGRAQRFGHTFWALERKDDSRMIGFTGLVRGKVEPVKNRLEIGWRLASETWGQGYAREAAQACFAWAAANRTGEPVFAITSVKNKASRGLMVRLGMTHLPRLDFGHPGLAHGDPLQPHVTYVKEPG
- the hemB gene encoding porphobilinogen synthase gives rise to the protein MSASFPALRMRRTRSAGWSRALHRENILTPADLIWPLFVTEGSAVQEPIAALPGVSRWSVDGIAARAKEAAALGIPCIALFPNTQADRRSDDGAEALNPDNLMCRAIKAVRDACGHDVGILTDVALDPYTAHGQDGLVDEHGYVVNDDTVAVLVDQAINQAEAGADIIAPSDMMDGRVKTIRMALEMGGHHNVQIMAYAAKYASAFYGPFREAVGSGGLLKGDKKSYQMDPANGDEALREVALDIAEGADSVMVKPGLAYLDIVRRVRERFEVPVFAYQVSGEYAMIEAAAAAGAGDRDALVLETLMAFKRAGCTGVLTYHAPLAAQLLSE